The DNA segment GACCGACGGTGTTGGTGAGGCCGATGTCATTGGTTTCATACCCGGGGCTCTTCTCCTGCAACGCGATGCTTCCCGCCCAGTGCCCGCCCGCGACCTTGGTGAGCCCGAGTTGCGCTGCGTGGCCGGAGAGCGACGTACGCGTCGGGTCGTAATCCAGATCGGTGGCATCGGGTCGCTGGAAGTAGCGGGCGCTCGAGCGCTGGGTCCGGGCGATCGCATTCGCGCTCCCTTGCAGCAGTGATGTCGCGAACGACGCATCGAGCGCCCAGTTGCGATTGCCCCAGAAGTGCGTGAAGTCGACACCGCCCAGATAAGCACTGCTACGGAGCAGCCCCGCGAGCACTGAATCGGAGAGTGAGCGGTTCACGCCTGTCACCAGACCGCCGATGGCGGTGTTTCCCTGATGAAACTCGCGGCGGACGCGAGCGGCGAAATAGTTGGTCAGCGGTTCCACTGCCGCGCGCTGGACGGCCCCGCCAGGTGTGGTCACATAGCGTCCACGCTCTTCCGGAGTCACTGCGTTGAGCAGGGCGACCGACCAGCCCCCCTTCAACTTGCCGGTGAGCTTCAGCGCCGCCGCGATCGTGGTCTGCGTGGGAATGTCTTCGTTGGTCGCGTCAGGATTGGCGATGAATCCCTGTGGTTGCCGGCCGATCCGCCGCGAAAAGAATGTGTTGGGTGTGCCGTTGCTGTTGAACACATGCAACTGACCGAATGAAAAGAGATCAGCGCCTTCGACGAAGAACGGCCGTTTTTCCGGAAAGGTCGTCTCGAAGGCCGAGAGATTGACGACCGCGGGATCGACCTCGACCTGCCCGAAATCCGGATTGATCGTGGCGTCGAGCGTGAGATCGCTGGTGAGGCCGAGCCGCAGATCGGCGCCGGCGTTGCGGGAGAAATCGGAGCCATCACGGAACGGATTCCCTGGCGCCGTCTGGTCGTACTGCTCCGTGGCCGAGACGTATGGCGTCAACTCGATCCGGCGTGGCGTGCTGAGCCCGCTCATGCCGGCGAGATGGCCGTAGCGGTTCACGCCATCGTTCTCATTGCGTGGCACATACGAAAAGACATCGACCTCCTCCTTCCGCTGGATCAGCCGGGCGATCTGGATACCCCACTCGTCGGCATTGCGATCGAAGCGAAGCTGGGAGAGCGGGATCCGCAGTTCCGCCGTCCAGCCGTCGCGATCGGTGGAAGTGGCGACTTCCCAGACCGGGTCCCACGACACATCGGGCTGACCGTCCGCGCCGATCGCGGCATCGCCCTTGTTTCCGGCCGGGAACACATCGAATTCGAACGCGGTCAGATGATCATGACGGGCGTCGAGACTGATGCTCAGTCCGTCTCCGCGAATGTTGTCATCGCGGCGCCCGAGTCGTCGAATGATCTTCGCGGCGTCGCGATCAAACATCCTCGCCCCGATGTAGAGGGCATTCGAGCTGATGAGGACCCGGATCTCGGTGCGTTCGGTTGGCGGCTTCCCCTCGTCGGGAGCGCGTTGCGTGGCGAGTTCGAACGGAGTCGCTGCCTGCCAGGCCGCGTCGTCGAGCCGACCATCGAGCCGGATCTCCCCGGTGAGCCGCGACGCCTGCGCCCGCGGCACCTGGGCGTGCGCCGCCGTGGTTGCCGGCAGCTGTGCAGTGACGAAGCTCGGGTGGACGGCCGCGAGCAGGAGCAGGACGGCAAACTGTGGTCGGAACGGCATCGGATTCTCGACTCCCGGGCAGGCGAGATGAGACACTGGAGCGGTTGCTCGCGGCCTCACCTCTACAGCTGTCGAGTTACGGTCGGGACGAGAGTGTGGTTTCTTGGGCGACTCGATTTGGCACGATGCTAACGCGGAGCCATTCCAGCAGGGTGGTTCTCATTCCAGCACGGACTGGAGCGACCGCGCGCGACTAGCG comes from the Gemmatimonadota bacterium genome and includes:
- a CDS encoding DUF5916 domain-containing protein; amino-acid sequence: MPFRPQFAVLLLLAAVHPSFVTAQLPATTAAHAQVPRAQASRLTGEIRLDGRLDDAAWQAATPFELATQRAPDEGKPPTERTEIRVLISSNALYIGARMFDRDAAKIIRRLGRRDDNIRGDGLSISLDARHDHLTAFEFDVFPAGNKGDAAIGADGQPDVSWDPVWEVATSTDRDGWTAELRIPLSQLRFDRNADEWGIQIARLIQRKEEVDVFSYVPRNENDGVNRYGHLAGMSGLSTPRRIELTPYVSATEQYDQTAPGNPFRDGSDFSRNAGADLRLGLTSDLTLDATINPDFGQVEVDPAVVNLSAFETTFPEKRPFFVEGADLFSFGQLHVFNSNGTPNTFFSRRIGRQPQGFIANPDATNEDIPTQTTIAAALKLTGKLKGGWSVALLNAVTPEERGRYVTTPGGAVQRAAVEPLTNYFAARVRREFHQGNTAIGGLVTGVNRSLSDSVLAGLLRSSAYLGGVDFTHFWGNRNWALDASFATSLLQGSANAIARTQRSSARYFQRPDATDLDYDPTRTSLSGHAAQLGLTKVAGGHWAGSIALQEKSPGYETNDIGLTNTVGRRGVATDIHYFETKPGKVFRQWTVGLLSGNEWNYDGNHTTNFIGSIQNLTFRNFWQLNTNVFHNLPSYDDQFTRGGPLAKLPARTNVNLSLRSSSRHALLLGVDASLNSNPAGGFGRTLGLSVTYQSGPNMQLSFEPSFARFHDVSQYIQRVDDPQALTTYGRRDIFAILDQRELALNTRLNWTLTPKLSAQLFVQPLISTGDFSDYKEFATPGTFNFAVYGKDRGTITHDDVAGRYTIDPDGAGAAAPFTLGDQNFNFRSLRANAVLRWEYRPGSTLFLVWQQSREETVDIGDFSFRRDFNAIFNRPATNVFAVKATYWLGL